From Methylobacterium radiodurans, a single genomic window includes:
- the nuoI gene encoding NADH-quinone oxidoreductase subunit NuoI, which yields MKLDQVARSLLLKEFVSGFVLAMKYFFKPKATINYPFEMGHRGPRFRGEHALRRYPNGEERCIACKLCEAICPAQAITIEAGPRRNDGTRRTTRYDIDMVKCIYCGMCQEACPVDAIVEGPNFEFSVETREELLYDKQKLLLNGDRWEREIARNIAMDAPYR from the coding sequence ATGAAGCTCGATCAGGTCGCCAGGAGCCTTCTCCTGAAGGAGTTCGTGTCGGGGTTCGTCCTCGCCATGAAGTACTTCTTCAAGCCGAAGGCGACGATCAACTATCCCTTCGAGATGGGCCATCGCGGCCCGCGCTTCCGGGGCGAGCACGCGCTGCGCCGCTACCCCAACGGCGAGGAGCGCTGCATCGCCTGCAAGCTCTGCGAGGCGATCTGCCCGGCCCAGGCCATCACGATCGAGGCGGGCCCGCGCCGCAACGACGGCACGCGGCGCACCACGCGCTACGACATCGACATGGTGAAGTGCATCTACTGCGGCATGTGCCAGGAGGCCTGCCCGGTGGACGCCATCGTCGAGGGGCCGAACTTCGAGTTCTCGGTCGAGACCCGCGAGGAGCTGCTCTACGACAAGCAGAAGCTCCTGCTGAACGGCGACCGCTGGGAGCGCGAGATCGCGCGCAACATCGCGATGGACGCTCCCTACCGCTGA
- a CDS encoding NADH-quinone oxidoreductase subunit D translates to MTEHNIRNFAINFGPQHPAAHGVLRLVLELDGEVVERVDPHIGLLHRGTEKLIEHKTYLQATPYFDRLDYVSPMNQEHAFCLAIEKLAGIEVPRRAQLIRTLYCEIGRLLSHLLNVTTQAMDVGALTPPLWGFEEREKLMIFYERASGARMHANYFRPGGVHQDLPPALIDDIDAFCDPFLQVVDDLDALVMGSRIFKQRNVDIGIVSVEEAMAWGFSGVMVRGSGIPWDLRKSQPYECYEEMEFDIPVGKNGDTYDRQVIRMEEMRESVKIMKQCCAKLREPAGQGPIASIDGKFAPPPRREMKRSMEALIHHFKLYTEGFHVPAGEVYAAVEAPKGEFGVYLVSDGTNKPYRCKIRAPGFAHLQAMDWMCRGHLLADVSCVLGTLDIVFGEVDR, encoded by the coding sequence ATGACCGAGCACAACATCCGCAATTTCGCGATCAACTTCGGCCCCCAGCACCCGGCGGCGCACGGCGTGCTGCGCCTCGTGCTGGAGCTCGACGGCGAGGTGGTCGAGCGGGTCGACCCGCATATCGGCCTCCTGCACCGCGGCACCGAGAAGCTGATCGAGCACAAGACCTACCTGCAGGCGACGCCCTATTTCGACCGGCTCGACTACGTCTCGCCGATGAACCAGGAGCACGCCTTCTGCCTGGCGATCGAGAAGCTCGCCGGCATCGAGGTGCCGCGGCGCGCCCAGCTGATCCGTACGCTCTACTGCGAGATCGGGCGCCTGCTCTCACACCTCCTCAACGTCACCACGCAGGCGATGGACGTCGGCGCGCTCACGCCGCCCCTCTGGGGCTTCGAGGAGCGCGAGAAGCTGATGATCTTCTACGAGCGCGCCTCCGGCGCTCGCATGCACGCCAACTACTTCCGCCCCGGCGGCGTGCACCAGGACCTGCCGCCCGCGCTCATCGACGACATCGACGCCTTCTGCGACCCGTTCCTGCAGGTCGTCGACGACCTCGACGCGCTCGTCATGGGCTCGCGCATCTTCAAGCAGCGCAACGTCGATATCGGCATCGTCTCGGTCGAGGAGGCGATGGCCTGGGGCTTCTCGGGCGTGATGGTGCGCGGCTCTGGCATCCCGTGGGACCTGCGCAAGTCGCAGCCCTACGAGTGCTACGAGGAGATGGAATTCGACATCCCCGTGGGAAAGAACGGCGACACCTACGATCGCCAGGTCATCCGCATGGAAGAGATGCGGGAATCCGTAAAGATCATGAAGCAGTGCTGCGCCAAGCTGCGTGAGCCTGCCGGGCAGGGGCCGATCGCCTCGATCGACGGCAAGTTCGCGCCGCCGCCGCGCCGGGAGATGAAGCGCTCAATGGAGGCGCTCATCCACCACTTCAAGCTCTACACCGAAGGGTTCCACGTGCCGGCCGGCGAGGTCTACGCCGCGGTCGAGGCGCCCAAGGGCGAGTTCGGCGTCTATCTAGTCTCGGACGGCACCAACAAGCCGTACCGCTGCAAGATCCGCGCGCCGGGCTTCGCCCATCTCCAGGCAATGGACTGGATGTGCCGCGGGCACCTCCTCGCCGACGTGTCCTGCGTGCTCGGCACGCTCGACATCGTCTTCGGCGAGGTGGACCGCTGA
- the nuoF gene encoding NADH-quinone oxidoreductase subunit NuoF produces MLSDQDRIFTNLYGLHSPGLEAAKKRGAWDGTKFLLEMGRDWIIEEMKASGLRGRGGAGFPTGLKWSFMPKKSDGRPHYLVVNADESEPGTCKDREIMRHDPHLLIEGCMLASFAMGAHACYVYIRGEYVAEKHALQKAVDEAYEARLVGQDNVHGYPFDIYVHHGAGAYICGEETALIESLEGKKGMPRLKPPFPANMGLYGCPTTVNNVESIAVAGTILRRGGAWFAGLGGKNNTGSKLFCVSGHVNKPCNVEEELGITFRELVDKYCGGMRGGWDNLLCSIPGGSSVPLVPAEQIIDAKMDFDTLRGLGSGLGTAAVIVLDKSTDIVEAITRISYFYKHESCGQCTPCREGTGWMWRVLTRMSKGRAQKREIDMLFEVTKQIEGHTICALGDAAAWPVQGLIKHFRPEIEKRIDRYTANPHTDPVPMAAE; encoded by the coding sequence ATGCTCTCCGATCAGGACCGCATCTTCACCAACCTCTACGGCCTGCACTCCCCCGGCCTCGAAGCCGCGAAGAAGCGCGGCGCCTGGGACGGCACCAAGTTCCTGCTGGAGATGGGCCGCGACTGGATCATCGAGGAGATGAAGGCCTCGGGGCTGCGCGGGCGCGGCGGCGCCGGCTTCCCGACCGGCCTGAAGTGGTCGTTCATGCCGAAGAAGTCGGACGGGCGCCCGCACTACCTCGTGGTCAACGCCGACGAGTCGGAGCCCGGCACCTGCAAGGACCGGGAGATCATGCGGCACGACCCGCATCTCCTGATCGAGGGCTGCATGCTGGCCTCCTTCGCGATGGGGGCGCACGCCTGCTACGTCTACATCCGCGGCGAGTACGTCGCCGAGAAGCACGCCCTGCAGAAGGCCGTCGACGAGGCCTACGAGGCGCGCCTCGTCGGGCAGGACAACGTCCACGGCTACCCCTTCGACATCTACGTCCACCACGGTGCGGGCGCCTATATCTGCGGCGAGGAGACGGCCCTCATCGAGAGCCTCGAAGGCAAGAAGGGGATGCCGCGGCTGAAGCCGCCGTTTCCGGCCAATATGGGCCTCTACGGCTGCCCGACGACGGTGAACAACGTCGAGTCGATCGCGGTCGCCGGCACGATCCTGCGCCGCGGCGGGGCGTGGTTCGCGGGACTCGGCGGCAAGAACAACACCGGCTCGAAGCTGTTCTGCGTCTCCGGCCACGTCAACAAGCCCTGCAACGTCGAGGAGGAGCTCGGGATCACCTTCCGGGAACTCGTCGACAAGTATTGCGGCGGCATGCGTGGCGGCTGGGACAACCTGCTCTGCTCGATCCCCGGCGGCTCCTCGGTGCCCTTGGTGCCGGCCGAGCAGATCATCGACGCGAAGATGGACTTCGACACCCTGCGCGGCCTCGGTTCCGGCCTCGGCACGGCGGCGGTCATCGTCCTCGACAAGTCGACCGACATCGTCGAGGCGATCACCCGGATCTCGTACTTCTACAAGCACGAGTCCTGCGGCCAGTGCACGCCCTGCCGCGAGGGCACCGGCTGGATGTGGCGCGTCCTCACCCGCATGTCGAAGGGCCGCGCGCAGAAGCGCGAGATCGACATGCTGTTCGAGGTCACGAAGCAGATCGAGGGCCACACGATCTGCGCGCTCGGCGACGCCGCCGCCTGGCCGGTCCAGGGCCTGATCAAGCACTTCCGACCCGAGATCGAGAAGCGGATCGACCGCTACACCGCCAACCCGCACACGGACCCCGTGCCGATGGCAGCGGAGTGA
- the nuoL gene encoding NADH-quinone oxidoreductase subunit L — MYHAIVFFPLIGALVAGLFGRSIGARASEYVTTACLAFAALLSWGVFIEGGEAVRVQVATWFTAGDLTVDWAFRIDTLTRVMLVVVTSVSTLVHLYSIGYMHEDPHRPRFFAYLSLFTFAMLMLVTADNLVQMFFGWEGVGLASYLLIGFWYEKPSANAAAMKAFIVNRVGDFGFSLGIFLVFVLFGAVGFDGIFPRVNEFKDATFHFLGYDWHALTLACLLLFMGAMGKSAQFLLHTWLPDAMEGPTPVSALIHAATMVTAGVFMVARLSPLFELAPNALIVVTVIGGITAFFAATVGLVQNDIKRVIAYSTCSQLGYMFVALGVGAYAAGVFHLFTHAFFKALLFLGAGSVIHAMHHEQDMRNMGALRPYIPFTTAMMAIGTLALIGFPFTAGYYSKDAIIEAAYMSTRPGHTLAFFATVIAAFFTSFYSWRLFFMTFEGPARWVHHGAHGHDDHHADPHAPAVAHSATAHQADGAPGHHEGVAHDDKGHDVEPASHSAVEHHDQAPHTPHESPLVMTIPLAVLAFGALFAGLIFKNRFIGDGMDAFWGHALAHGPDNHIMHDIHNVPRWVALSPFVMMLAGFVVAFWMYIRRPELPHKLAEQQPSLYRFLLNKWYFDELYDRIFVRPAKGFGIFLWKQVDGRAIDGAGPDGIAARVIDVTRGVVRFQTGYVYHYAFVMLIGVAGLISWYMMTGLPKGAH, encoded by the coding sequence ATGTATCACGCGATCGTCTTCTTCCCGCTCATCGGCGCGCTCGTCGCCGGGCTGTTCGGCCGCTCCATCGGCGCGCGGGCGAGCGAGTACGTCACCACCGCCTGCCTCGCCTTCGCGGCGCTCCTGTCCTGGGGCGTCTTCATCGAGGGCGGCGAGGCCGTGCGCGTGCAGGTCGCGACCTGGTTCACGGCCGGCGACCTCACGGTCGACTGGGCCTTCCGGATCGACACGCTGACCCGGGTGATGCTGGTCGTCGTCACCTCGGTCTCGACGCTCGTGCACCTCTACTCCATCGGCTACATGCACGAGGATCCGCACCGGCCGCGGTTCTTCGCCTACCTGTCGCTCTTCACCTTCGCCATGCTGATGCTGGTGACGGCCGACAACCTCGTTCAGATGTTCTTCGGCTGGGAGGGCGTCGGCCTCGCCTCCTACCTGCTGATCGGCTTCTGGTACGAGAAGCCCTCGGCGAACGCGGCGGCCATGAAGGCCTTCATCGTCAACCGTGTCGGCGATTTCGGCTTCTCGCTCGGCATCTTCCTCGTCTTCGTCCTGTTCGGCGCGGTCGGTTTCGACGGCATCTTTCCGCGGGTGAATGAGTTCAAGGACGCGACCTTCCACTTCCTGGGCTACGACTGGCACGCGCTGACGCTCGCGTGCCTGCTCCTGTTCATGGGTGCGATGGGCAAGTCGGCGCAGTTCCTGCTGCACACCTGGCTGCCGGACGCGATGGAGGGCCCGACCCCGGTCTCGGCGCTTATCCACGCCGCCACCATGGTCACCGCGGGCGTCTTCATGGTCGCGAGGCTCTCGCCGCTCTTCGAGTTGGCCCCCAACGCCCTCATCGTTGTCACGGTGATCGGCGGCATCACGGCCTTCTTCGCCGCCACCGTCGGCCTCGTGCAGAACGACATCAAGCGCGTGATCGCCTACTCGACCTGCTCGCAGCTCGGCTACATGTTCGTCGCGCTCGGCGTCGGCGCCTACGCGGCGGGCGTGTTCCACCTCTTCACGCACGCCTTCTTCAAGGCGCTGCTGTTCCTCGGCGCCGGCTCGGTCATCCACGCGATGCACCACGAGCAGGACATGCGGAACATGGGGGCGCTCCGTCCCTACATCCCCTTCACCACCGCCATGATGGCGATCGGCACGCTCGCGCTGATCGGCTTCCCGTTCACCGCCGGCTACTACTCGAAGGACGCCATCATCGAGGCGGCCTACATGTCGACCCGGCCCGGGCACACGCTGGCCTTCTTCGCCACCGTGATCGCGGCCTTCTTCACCTCGTTCTACTCCTGGCGCCTGTTCTTCATGACCTTCGAGGGCCCGGCCCGCTGGGTTCATCACGGCGCCCACGGTCATGACGACCACCACGCCGATCCTCACGCCCCGGCCGTCGCTCATTCCGCGACCGCCCATCAGGCGGACGGCGCGCCCGGCCACCACGAGGGTGTCGCCCACGACGACAAGGGCCACGACGTCGAGCCGGCCTCTCACTCGGCCGTGGAGCACCACGACCAAGCGCCCCATACCCCGCACGAGAGCCCGCTCGTGATGACGATCCCGCTCGCGGTGCTCGCCTTCGGCGCGCTCTTCGCCGGCCTGATCTTCAAGAACCGGTTCATCGGCGACGGCATGGACGCCTTCTGGGGCCACGCCCTGGCGCACGGGCCCGACAACCACATCATGCACGACATCCACAACGTGCCGCGCTGGGTCGCCCTGTCGCCCTTCGTGATGATGCTCGCCGGCTTCGTCGTGGCCTTCTGGATGTATATCCGCCGGCCCGAGCTCCCGCATAAGCTCGCCGAGCAGCAGCCCTCGCTGTACCGTTTCCTGCTCAACAAGTGGTACTTCGACGAGCTCTACGACCGGATCTTCGTGCGTCCGGCCAAGGGCTTCGGCATCTTCCTCTGGAAGCAGGTGGACGGCCGCGCCATCGACGGCGCCGGGCCGGACGGCATCGCCGCCCGGGTGATCGACGTGACCCGCGGCGTCGTCCGCTTCCAGACCGGCTACGTCTACCACTACGCCTTCGTCATGCTGATCGGCGTCGCCGGCCTGATCAGCTGGTACATGATGACCGGTCTCCCCAAGGGTGCGCACTGA
- a CDS encoding NADH-quinone oxidoreductase subunit J, whose protein sequence is MTAPAAFFYLFAGVAIASGFMVIASRNPVASVLFLILAFVNAAGLFVLMGAEFLAMILVVVYVGAVAVLFLFVVMMLDVDFAELRQGFQQYLPVGALIGVIFLIEILLVVGSWTIDPGLVQTPLGNPAATENLTNTAALGRVLYTEYVYFFQLAGLILLVAMIGAIVLTLRDRPGVKRQNISVQNARTQAMAVENRKVPSRQGVEV, encoded by the coding sequence ATGACCGCACCAGCCGCCTTCTTCTACCTGTTCGCGGGGGTCGCCATCGCCTCCGGGTTCATGGTGATCGCCTCACGAAACCCCGTGGCGTCGGTCCTGTTCCTGATCCTGGCCTTCGTGAACGCCGCAGGCCTCTTCGTCCTGATGGGCGCCGAGTTCCTGGCGATGATCCTCGTGGTCGTCTATGTCGGCGCCGTCGCGGTGCTGTTCCTCTTCGTCGTGATGATGCTCGACGTGGACTTCGCCGAGTTGCGCCAGGGCTTTCAGCAATACCTGCCGGTGGGCGCGCTGATCGGGGTGATCTTCCTGATCGAGATCCTGCTGGTGGTAGGCTCCTGGACCATCGACCCAGGCCTCGTCCAGACGCCGCTCGGCAACCCGGCCGCGACCGAGAACCTGACGAACACCGCCGCGCTCGGCCGGGTGCTCTACACGGAATACGTCTACTTCTTCCAGCTCGCCGGCCTGATCCTGCTCGTCGCGATGATCGGCGCCATCGTGCTGACGCTGCGCGACCGCCCCGGCGTGAAGCGCCAGAACATCTCCGTGCAGAACGCCCGCACGCAGGCCATGGCCGTGGAGAACCGCAAGGTCCCCTCGCGCCAGGGCGTCGAGGTCTGA
- the nuoK gene encoding NADH-quinone oxidoreductase subunit NuoK: MIGLSHYLTVAAILFTLGVLGIFINRKNIIVILMSVELILLAVNINLVAFSTHLNDITGQVFALFVLTVAAAEAAIGLAILVVFFRNRGSIAVEDVSMMKG, from the coding sequence ATGATCGGCCTGAGCCACTACCTCACCGTCGCGGCGATCCTGTTCACGCTCGGCGTGCTCGGCATCTTCATCAACCGCAAGAACATCATCGTGATCCTGATGTCCGTCGAGCTGATCCTGCTCGCGGTGAACATCAACCTCGTGGCGTTCTCGACGCATCTCAACGACATCACCGGCCAGGTCTTCGCGCTCTTCGTGCTGACCGTGGCCGCTGCCGAGGCCGCCATCGGTCTTGCCATCCTGGTGGTGTTCTTCCGCAACCGCGGCTCCATCGCGGTCGAGGACGTGAGCATGATGAAGGGCTAG
- the nuoE gene encoding NADH-quinone oxidoreductase subunit NuoE, with amino-acid sequence MANRRLAPAAEQPESFAFTPENAEWVKGQIAKYPEGRQASAVIPLLWRAQEQNGGWLPQKAIEAVAAELGMPAIRVLEVATFYTMFALEPVGRYWIQVCGTVPCDSCGARELKDMLHERLGPSGHVDPTGTFSWLEVECLGACCNAPMVQINQDYYEDLTPELLGKLMDDLAAGRPVKVGPQVDRTASEPLGGPNTLTDPTLYDGSRVGAWRKRFEESRKDEDAQAGKSEAASSEQQAATNPKPARPDAGRPVETKSSDAPAQRAAAGEEPVKASDKADASETEHSTAGKSEAPATEPKAIKDLEPAGAEAGAQSSLPRDVPPPQPAASGEEEPSEPTPTAESPKLPKGRAKPKPATKPERT; translated from the coding sequence ATGGCCAACCGCAGACTAGCCCCCGCCGCCGAGCAGCCCGAGAGCTTCGCGTTCACGCCGGAAAACGCCGAGTGGGTCAAGGGGCAGATCGCCAAGTACCCGGAGGGGCGTCAGGCCTCGGCGGTAATCCCGCTCCTGTGGCGCGCCCAGGAGCAGAACGGCGGCTGGCTGCCGCAGAAGGCGATCGAGGCGGTGGCGGCCGAGCTCGGCATGCCCGCGATCCGCGTGCTGGAGGTCGCCACCTTCTACACGATGTTCGCGCTTGAGCCGGTCGGCCGCTACTGGATCCAGGTCTGCGGAACGGTGCCGTGCGATTCCTGCGGCGCGCGCGAGCTGAAGGACATGCTGCACGAGCGGCTCGGCCCCTCGGGCCATGTCGATCCGACCGGCACCTTCTCCTGGCTCGAGGTCGAGTGCCTGGGCGCCTGCTGCAACGCGCCGATGGTGCAGATCAACCAGGACTATTACGAGGACCTGACGCCCGAGCTGCTGGGTAAGCTGATGGACGACCTCGCCGCCGGGCGCCCGGTCAAAGTCGGCCCGCAGGTCGACCGGACCGCGTCCGAGCCGCTGGGCGGCCCTAATACGCTGACCGACCCGACCCTCTACGACGGCTCGCGCGTCGGCGCCTGGCGCAAGCGCTTCGAGGAGTCGCGCAAGGACGAGGACGCGCAAGCGGGCAAGTCCGAGGCCGCGTCGAGCGAGCAGCAGGCCGCAACGAATCCGAAGCCGGCCCGCCCCGATGCCGGCCGGCCGGTCGAGACCAAGTCGAGCGATGCCCCGGCCCAGCGCGCCGCCGCCGGCGAGGAGCCGGTGAAGGCCAGCGACAAGGCGGACGCCTCCGAAACGGAGCACTCGACCGCCGGCAAGTCCGAGGCGCCGGCGACCGAGCCGAAGGCGATCAAGGATCTGGAGCCCGCGGGCGCCGAGGCCGGCGCACAGTCGTCGCTGCCGCGCGACGTGCCGCCGCCCCAGCCCGCCGCCTCCGGCGAGGAGGAGCCCTCCGAGCCGACGCCCACCGCGGAATCGCCGAAGCTGCCGAAGGGCCGCGCCAAGCCGAAGCCCGCCACCAAGCCTGAGAGGACCTAA
- the nuoH gene encoding NADH-quinone oxidoreductase subunit NuoH → MTTLEIVGTVLLIALKSFVLLALLLVFIAYALLADRKIWAAVQLRRGPNVVGPWGLFQSFADLIKFVIKEPVIPAGANKGIYLLAPLVFATLALASWAVIPLAEGWAIADINVGITYIFAISSLGVYGVIMGGWASNSKYAFLGALRSAAQMISYEVSLGFVIICVLLCAGSLNLSRIVLAQDTSLGLFGWYWLWLFPMFVVFFISALAETNRPPFDLPEAESELVAGYMVEYSSTPYLLFMLGEYVAIMTMCALGTVLFLGGWLSPIPFAPFTWVPGVIWFALKASFLFFMIAMVKAMVPRYRYDQLMRLGWKVFLPLSLISVVVVAFVLKLTGLAPGA, encoded by the coding sequence ATGACCACTCTCGAGATCGTCGGGACGGTGCTCCTGATCGCGCTGAAGAGCTTCGTGCTCCTCGCGCTGCTCCTCGTCTTCATCGCCTACGCGCTGCTCGCCGACCGCAAGATCTGGGCGGCGGTGCAGCTCCGCCGCGGCCCGAACGTCGTCGGGCCCTGGGGCCTGTTCCAGTCCTTCGCCGACCTGATCAAGTTCGTGATCAAGGAGCCGGTGATCCCGGCCGGTGCCAACAAGGGCATCTACCTGCTGGCGCCGCTCGTCTTCGCGACGCTCGCGCTCGCCTCCTGGGCGGTGATCCCGCTGGCCGAGGGCTGGGCGATCGCCGACATCAACGTCGGCATCACCTACATCTTCGCGATCTCGTCGCTCGGCGTCTACGGCGTCATCATGGGCGGCTGGGCCTCGAACTCGAAATACGCCTTCCTGGGCGCGCTCCGCTCCGCCGCGCAGATGATCTCCTACGAGGTCTCGCTCGGCTTCGTGATCATCTGCGTGCTGCTCTGCGCCGGCTCGCTCAACCTCTCGCGCATCGTGCTGGCGCAGGACACTAGCCTCGGCCTGTTCGGCTGGTACTGGCTCTGGCTCTTCCCGATGTTCGTGGTGTTCTTCATCTCGGCGCTGGCCGAGACGAACCGCCCGCCCTTCGACCTGCCCGAGGCCGAGTCGGAGCTGGTTGCCGGCTACATGGTCGAGTACTCCTCGACGCCGTACCTGCTCTTCATGCTAGGCGAGTACGTGGCGATCATGACCATGTGCGCGTTGGGCACCGTCCTGTTCCTCGGCGGCTGGCTCTCGCCGATCCCCTTCGCGCCCTTCACCTGGGTGCCGGGCGTGATCTGGTTCGCCCTTAAGGCCAGCTTCCTGTTCTTCATGATCGCCATGGTGAAGGCCATGGTGCCGCGCTACCGCTACGACCAGCTCATGCGCCTCGGCTGGAAGGTCTTCCTGCCCCTCTCGCTGATCTCGGTCGTCGTCGTCGCCTTCGTCCTCAAGCTCACCGGCCTCGCGCCGGGCGCGTGA
- the nuoG gene encoding NADH-quinone oxidoreductase subunit NuoG, with protein MTKILVDGIEVDVPAEYTLLQACEVAGAEIPRFCFHERLSIAGNCRMCLVELKGAPKPVASCAYAVKDCRPGPNGEPPEVLTRSQGTKKAREGVMEFLLINHPLDCPICDQGGHCDLQDQAMAYGVDSTRYSENKRAVEEKYIGPLVRTAMNRCIHCTRCVRFLAEVAGVPDLGAIGRGEDMEITSYLEQAMNSELQGNVADLCPVGALVHKPQSYNVRPWELSKTESVDVMDAVGSAIRVDARGREVMQIEPRVNEEINEEWISDKTRHAVDGLRLQRLDRPFLRENGRLRPASWAEAFGAIAAKLKGADPKRVGAVVGDLAAVEEVFALKQLMGSLGVANLDCRQAGAGLDPAWGRAAYTFNPTIPGIEQADAILLVGTNPRIEASLLNVRIRKRWRMAPLAVGMIGEPADLTYPHVQIGAGPDSLAALARGEHSFLEALKAANHPLIIVGESAANQPGVLAAAAQLARDVGAVTPDWNGFGVLHNAAARVGALDLGFVPGEGGLDFAAIVGGGVDVLFNLGADECEVAPGAFVIYQGTHGDRGATRADVILPGAAYTEKNATYVNTEGRVQQANRAGFPPGDAREDWAILRALSDVLGKKLPYDSLNALRRALYAEHPHFAAVGSVAESDVAAALERLATLSGEGDRSAFESPVRDFYFTNPITRASRVLAECSSLARGRALEAAE; from the coding sequence ATGACGAAGATTCTCGTCGACGGCATCGAGGTTGACGTCCCGGCCGAGTACACGCTGCTCCAGGCCTGCGAGGTTGCGGGCGCGGAGATCCCGCGCTTCTGCTTCCACGAGCGGCTGTCGATCGCCGGCAATTGCCGCATGTGCCTGGTCGAGCTGAAGGGCGCGCCGAAGCCCGTGGCCTCCTGCGCCTACGCGGTGAAGGATTGCCGCCCGGGTCCCAACGGCGAGCCGCCTGAGGTGCTGACGCGCTCGCAGGGCACGAAGAAGGCCCGCGAGGGGGTGATGGAGTTCCTCCTCATCAACCACCCGCTCGATTGCCCGATCTGCGACCAGGGCGGCCACTGCGACCTGCAGGATCAGGCGATGGCCTACGGCGTCGACTCGACGCGCTACAGCGAGAACAAGCGCGCGGTCGAGGAGAAGTATATCGGCCCGCTGGTGCGGACCGCGATGAACCGCTGCATCCATTGCACCCGCTGCGTGCGCTTCCTGGCGGAGGTCGCGGGCGTGCCGGACCTCGGCGCGATCGGCCGTGGCGAGGACATGGAGATCACCAGCTACCTCGAACAGGCGATGAACTCGGAGCTGCAGGGCAACGTCGCCGACCTCTGCCCGGTCGGCGCGCTCGTGCACAAGCCGCAGAGCTACAACGTCCGCCCCTGGGAGCTGTCGAAGACCGAGTCGGTCGACGTGATGGACGCGGTGGGCTCGGCGATCCGCGTCGATGCCCGCGGCCGCGAGGTCATGCAGATCGAACCGCGCGTCAACGAGGAGATCAACGAGGAGTGGATTTCCGACAAGACCCGCCACGCCGTGGACGGGTTGCGGCTCCAGCGCCTCGACCGGCCCTTCCTGCGCGAGAACGGCCGTCTGCGCCCGGCCTCCTGGGCCGAGGCGTTCGGGGCGATCGCCGCCAAGCTCAAGGGCGCCGACCCGAAGCGCGTCGGCGCCGTGGTGGGTGACCTCGCGGCCGTCGAGGAGGTCTTCGCGCTGAAGCAGCTGATGGGCTCGCTCGGCGTCGCCAACCTCGATTGCCGTCAGGCCGGCGCCGGCCTCGATCCGGCCTGGGGCCGGGCCGCCTACACCTTCAACCCGACCATTCCCGGCATCGAGCAGGCCGACGCGATCCTGCTCGTCGGCACTAACCCGCGCATCGAGGCCTCGCTTCTGAACGTGCGGATCCGCAAGCGCTGGCGCATGGCCCCGCTCGCGGTCGGCATGATCGGCGAGCCCGCCGACCTGACCTACCCCCACGTGCAGATCGGCGCGGGTCCCGATTCGCTCGCCGCCCTGGCACGGGGCGAGCACAGCTTCCTGGAGGCCCTGAAGGCCGCCAACCACCCCCTGATCATCGTCGGCGAGTCGGCCGCGAACCAGCCGGGCGTGCTCGCCGCGGCGGCACAGCTCGCCCGCGACGTCGGCGCGGTGACGCCGGACTGGAACGGCTTCGGCGTGCTCCACAACGCGGCGGCCCGCGTCGGCGCGCTCGATCTCGGCTTCGTGCCGGGGGAGGGCGGTCTCGACTTCGCGGCAATCGTCGGCGGCGGCGTGGACGTGCTCTTCAACCTCGGCGCGGACGAGTGCGAGGTCGCCCCGGGCGCCTTCGTGATCTACCAGGGCACCCACGGCGACCGCGGCGCGACCCGCGCCGACGTGATCCTGCCGGGCGCCGCCTACACCGAGAAGAACGCGACCTACGTGAACACGGAAGGCCGCGTGCAGCAGGCCAACCGCGCCGGCTTCCCACCGGGCGACGCCCGCGAGGACTGGGCGATCCTGCGCGCCCTCTCGGACGTGCTGGGCAAGAAGCTGCCCTACGATTCACTGAACGCGCTGCGCCGCGCGCTCTACGCCGAGCATCCGCACTTCGCGGCTGTCGGCAGCGTCGCCGAGAGCGACGTCGCCGCCGCGCTGGAGCGCCTCGCAACCTTGAGCGGCGAGGGCGATCGCAGCGCCTTCGAGTCGCCGGTCCGCGACTTCTACTTCACCAACCCGATCACCCGCGCCTCGCGGGTACTCGCCGAGTGTTCGAGCCTCGCCCGCGGGCGCGCGCTCGAGGCGGCCGAGTAG